Proteins encoded together in one Dethiosulfovibrio salsuginis window:
- a CDS encoding glycerate kinase type-2 family protein, producing MASDLRSDCLEIATYSIGENMPQKATLEALGKLDIGDRITCLAVGKAAWHMAKAADTALGDRIARGIIITKTGHLKEDIPGFFAMEAGHPIPDDRSLKAGALALSLASSLDEQDHLMVLLSGGGSSLMESLMPGINLEDLISINRTLLESGAPIEDINVVRKRLSMVKAGRLALAASPARVTTLILSDIVGNDLEAVASGPTMPDRATREQAYMIADKDRLYLTRAMKEAMDMETPKTLTLSETISVGDVTKLCSAASERAMALGYETTVLTASLRCEAKEAGSFLASIGRYHAGKGPKAFILGGETVVHVRGDGLGGRNQELALAGAIDIRGIEGIALASIGSDGTDGPTDSAGGIVDGQSFFRMVEAGIDPKKALEENDSNRALMASGDLVDTGPTGTNVNDLVVMLCT from the coding sequence ATGGCGAGTGATCTGAGATCGGACTGTCTGGAAATAGCCACTTACAGCATAGGCGAGAACATGCCGCAAAAAGCCACCTTGGAGGCTTTGGGGAAACTGGATATTGGAGACAGGATCACATGTCTGGCGGTCGGAAAAGCCGCCTGGCACATGGCGAAAGCCGCCGACACCGCTCTGGGAGACAGGATAGCTCGTGGGATCATAATAACGAAAACAGGACACCTCAAGGAGGATATCCCGGGTTTTTTCGCCATGGAGGCAGGACACCCAATCCCGGACGACAGAAGCCTTAAAGCTGGAGCCCTCGCTTTGAGCTTGGCCTCGTCTTTGGACGAGCAGGACCACCTCATGGTGCTCCTGTCCGGCGGGGGGTCGTCGTTGATGGAATCCCTGATGCCAGGCATAAATCTGGAAGACCTCATATCGATCAATCGGACCCTGTTGGAATCAGGGGCCCCGATAGAGGACATAAACGTCGTCAGAAAACGTCTGTCCATGGTCAAGGCCGGTAGACTGGCCCTGGCAGCGTCCCCTGCTAGGGTCACGACGCTGATACTCTCCGACATCGTTGGCAACGATCTGGAGGCTGTGGCATCGGGCCCGACCATGCCGGACAGGGCCACAAGAGAACAGGCCTATATGATCGCAGATAAGGATCGACTTTACCTGACCCGGGCGATGAAAGAGGCCATGGACATGGAGACCCCCAAGACGCTTACACTCTCCGAGACTATCTCGGTCGGAGACGTGACGAAGCTTTGCTCCGCTGCAAGCGAGAGGGCGATGGCTCTCGGATATGAGACGACGGTGCTGACCGCCAGCCTCAGGTGTGAGGCTAAAGAGGCTGGGTCTTTTCTAGCGTCTATAGGGCGATATCACGCTGGTAAAGGACCAAAGGCCTTCATCTTGGGAGGGGAAACGGTCGTCCACGTCAGAGGAGACGGCCTAGGCGGCCGAAACCAGGAGCTGGCCTTGGCCGGGGCAATAGACATCAGAGGTATAGAGGGGATAGCCCTAGCGTCCATCGGGTCGGACGGGACCGACGGACCGACCGACAGCGCTGGGGGTATCGTTGATGGACAAAGCTTCTTCCGAATGGTCGAAGCCGGTATAGATCCCAAAAAAGCCCTGGAGGAAAACGACAGCAACCGAGCTTTGATGGCATCGGGAGACCTGGTGGACACGGGGCCGACAGGGACAAACGTAAACGACCTTGTGGTGATGTTATGCACATAA
- the gatA gene encoding Asp-tRNA(Asn)/Glu-tRNA(Gln) amidotransferase subunit GatA has product MMLYRLSACEIAKGIKEGQFSCLEVVESCLGRIDEVEPDVHAMISTWRDQAIARAKELDSRLASGEDIGPMGGVPIILKDNMCTSGQPTTCASRILKGWMPPYDATVVELLNDGGAIVLGKANLDEFAMGGSTENSAFGVTANPWDLERVPGGSSGGSAAAVAAGYVPISLGSDTGGSIRQPASFCGIYGLKPTYGRVSRYGLVAFASSLDQIGPFARTVEDLARIMEVIGVPDHKDSTSQDVARFDFSSALRRSDLKGKKIGVIEEIESYDYDPRVKNALKETVQACRDEGAEIVSISLKAAIEYGMASYYILAPAEASSNLARYDGVRYGHSSKEADSVVDLYLKTRREGFGDEVKRRILTGTYVLSAGFYDAYYLKAQKVRKAIKEEFARAFEQVDSIVLPASPTPAFKIGELVDDPMAMYMADVFTIPVNMAGLPGLSMNVGFSKEGLPLGVQFIGPRWGEEELIGTAAVMERRFGKAKIAREVV; this is encoded by the coding sequence CTGATGCTTTACCGTCTTTCAGCCTGCGAGATCGCAAAGGGTATAAAAGAGGGGCAGTTCTCCTGTCTGGAGGTAGTGGAGTCCTGTCTCGGCAGGATAGACGAGGTGGAGCCCGATGTACACGCCATGATATCCACCTGGCGGGATCAGGCCATCGCCAGGGCCAAGGAACTAGATTCAAGGCTGGCTTCCGGCGAGGACATAGGACCTATGGGAGGGGTTCCCATAATCCTCAAGGACAATATGTGTACCTCCGGCCAGCCGACCACCTGTGCCAGTAGGATCCTGAAGGGCTGGATGCCTCCTTACGACGCCACGGTGGTCGAGCTACTCAACGACGGCGGTGCGATCGTTTTAGGGAAGGCCAATCTGGACGAGTTCGCTATGGGTGGCTCCACGGAGAACTCGGCTTTTGGCGTGACCGCTAACCCCTGGGATCTGGAGAGGGTCCCAGGTGGCAGCTCTGGCGGAAGCGCCGCCGCCGTTGCGGCGGGATACGTGCCTATCTCTTTGGGCAGCGATACCGGTGGCTCCATAAGGCAGCCTGCCTCTTTCTGCGGCATTTACGGCCTTAAGCCCACCTACGGAAGGGTCAGCCGTTATGGTCTGGTGGCATTCGCTTCATCTTTGGATCAGATAGGTCCTTTCGCCAGGACAGTGGAGGATCTCGCACGAATAATGGAGGTAATAGGTGTACCGGACCATAAGGACTCCACCAGCCAGGACGTGGCGAGATTCGACTTTTCCTCCGCCCTGAGAAGATCGGACCTTAAAGGCAAGAAAATCGGTGTTATAGAGGAAATAGAGAGTTACGACTACGATCCCAGGGTGAAAAACGCCCTGAAAGAGACGGTCCAGGCATGTAGAGACGAAGGGGCGGAGATAGTCTCTATATCCCTCAAGGCGGCTATAGAGTACGGCATGGCCAGCTATTACATCCTGGCTCCTGCGGAGGCGAGCTCCAACTTGGCCCGTTACGACGGCGTTAGATACGGCCATTCCTCTAAAGAGGCCGATTCGGTGGTGGACCTTTACCTCAAGACCCGCCGAGAGGGGTTCGGCGATGAGGTCAAACGTCGTATCCTCACCGGAACCTACGTCCTCAGCGCCGGGTTTTACGATGCCTACTACCTGAAGGCCCAGAAGGTCAGAAAGGCCATTAAAGAGGAGTTCGCCAGGGCCTTCGAGCAGGTGGACTCCATAGTCCTGCCCGCCTCTCCGACCCCTGCCTTTAAAATAGGGGAGCTGGTGGACGATCCTATGGCAATGTACATGGCCGACGTCTTCACCATTCCGGTCAACATGGCAGGGCTTCCAGGGCTTTCGATGAACGTAGGTTTCTCCAAGGAGGGGCTCCCTCTAGGGGTCCAGTTCATAGGCCCTAGATGGGGAGAGGAAGAGCTTATCGGGACCGCCGCGGTCATGGAGCGGCGGTTCGGCAAGGCCAAGATTGCCCGGGAGGTTGTGTGA
- the gatC gene encoding Asp-tRNA(Asn)/Glu-tRNA(Gln) amidotransferase subunit GatC gives MKITSEDLKKVGVLARLEVGEDEVAPLTEHFNSILDYFGKLDQLDLSGVDPFTLEDSQPLKLRKDEVVSWEDRDSILDQSPSREGNFIRVPRIGGDS, from the coding sequence GTGAAAATAACCTCTGAGGACCTTAAAAAGGTGGGGGTTCTCGCTCGGCTTGAGGTCGGCGAGGATGAAGTGGCCCCTCTCACGGAACACTTCAACTCCATACTGGACTATTTTGGAAAGCTGGACCAGTTGGATCTCTCCGGCGTAGATCCCTTTACGTTGGAGGACTCTCAGCCCCTTAAGCTCAGGAAAGACGAGGTGGTCTCCTGGGAGGATCGAGATTCCATACTGGATCAGTCTCCCTCCAGAGAGGGCAACTTCATAAGGGTTCCCAGAATAGGAGGGGATAGCTGA
- the lysS gene encoding lysine--tRNA ligase — MSDMERNTVTPEEEILRQRLDKLGRLREEEGYDPYVHETWDVKQSLNQIRAEHDDIEVDQHKKDVPLSVAGRLMTVRKQGKASFANVQDETGSMQLYFQLDAMGEEGYRFFKKWIDAGDIVGIEGHPFRTKRGELTIAVTRCVLLCKAIRPLPEKWHGLTDMEVRYRKRYVDLIANPEVRDVFRQRAKIISSVRKTLEDHGTLEVDTPILSYLAGGANARPFVTHHNALDLDMYLRIATELHLKRLVVGMMGRVYEMGKNFRNEGMDAMHNPEFTAMEVYWPYCDYNDMMDLTEEIIRKAAVDATGSTTVNWQGTELDLAKPFRRISMVDLVKEHCGVDFDAIETDAQARSIAEGEGLAVEGNESKFKVLLMMIEEFVEKKLVQPTFVMGHPTEISPLSKRDPEKPDYTHRFELFVCGSEVANGFSELNDPIDQRARFEDQARLKAEGDDESHPFDEDFINAIEQGLPPTGGLGIGIDRLIMFLTDSRSIRDVILFPTMKPKA; from the coding sequence ATGAGCGATATGGAACGGAACACGGTGACGCCCGAGGAGGAGATCCTCAGGCAGAGGCTCGATAAGCTAGGAAGACTGAGGGAAGAGGAAGGATACGACCCCTACGTCCACGAGACCTGGGACGTCAAACAGTCGCTCAACCAGATCAGGGCTGAACACGACGATATAGAGGTAGACCAGCATAAGAAGGATGTCCCTCTGTCGGTGGCCGGAAGGCTCATGACCGTCCGTAAGCAGGGAAAGGCGTCCTTCGCCAACGTCCAGGACGAGACGGGCAGTATGCAGCTCTACTTCCAGCTGGACGCCATGGGGGAGGAAGGCTACAGGTTCTTCAAAAAATGGATCGACGCTGGTGACATAGTCGGTATAGAGGGCCATCCCTTCAGGACAAAGAGGGGAGAGCTTACCATAGCGGTGACCCGCTGTGTCCTGCTCTGTAAGGCTATCAGGCCTCTGCCGGAGAAGTGGCACGGTCTCACCGACATGGAGGTCCGTTACAGAAAAAGGTACGTCGATCTCATAGCAAACCCGGAGGTCAGAGACGTGTTTCGCCAGAGGGCCAAGATTATCTCCTCGGTCAGGAAAACACTGGAGGATCACGGCACTTTAGAGGTGGATACTCCTATTCTCTCCTATCTGGCCGGAGGGGCTAACGCCCGCCCCTTCGTCACCCACCACAACGCCCTGGACCTGGATATGTACCTCAGGATAGCCACAGAGCTTCACCTCAAGAGGCTGGTCGTCGGCATGATGGGCCGGGTCTACGAGATGGGGAAGAACTTCCGCAACGAGGGAATGGACGCCATGCACAACCCCGAGTTCACCGCCATGGAGGTCTATTGGCCCTACTGCGACTACAACGACATGATGGACCTCACCGAGGAGATAATAAGAAAGGCCGCCGTGGACGCCACAGGAAGCACCACCGTGAACTGGCAAGGGACCGAGCTGGATCTTGCCAAGCCTTTCAGGAGGATCTCCATGGTGGATCTGGTCAAAGAGCACTGTGGAGTGGACTTCGACGCCATAGAGACCGACGCTCAGGCCAGGTCTATCGCCGAGGGCGAGGGATTGGCGGTCGAGGGCAACGAGAGCAAGTTCAAGGTCCTTCTGATGATGATAGAGGAGTTCGTGGAGAAGAAACTGGTCCAGCCCACTTTCGTCATGGGCCATCCTACGGAGATCTCCCCTCTGTCCAAGAGAGATCCGGAAAAGCCCGACTACACCCACAGGTTTGAGCTGTTTGTCTGTGGCAGCGAGGTGGCCAACGGATTCAGCGAGCTTAACGACCCGATCGACCAGAGGGCCAGGTTCGAGGACCAGGCCAGGCTGAAAGCCGAGGGTGACGACGAGAGCCATCCCTTCGACGAGGACTTTATCAACGCCATAGAGCAGGGACTTCCGCCGACGGGAGGGCTCGGTATCGGCATAGACAGGCTGATAATGTTTTTGACCGACAGCCGGTCTATAAGGGACGTCATACTGTTCCCGACGATGAAGCCCAAGGCGTGA
- the ligA gene encoding NAD-dependent DNA ligase LigA codes for MDSIPSEVLKRYQDLKEAIAGHDYLYYVLDRPEIDDDGYDALMRELLRLEAEQPSLISPDSPSRRVGGKPLDKFEKVRHSQPMLSLDDVFDLQELEGYLRRAQGSIEPFPWTCELKIDGLAVSLTYVEGVFVKGATRGDGTVGEDVTSNLLTVKSLPLKLKGPVPHVLEVRGEVYLSKRRFARLNEEREELGEPLFANPRNAAAGGLRQLDPKIAASRGLDLFVYYVVDPLSLGLESQGEVLRWLEERGFPVQRAWKVCYDLEQVKDFISLWQEDRFSLPYVTDGVVAKADPLSQWERLGRTARAPRWAVAYKYPPEERMTRLIDIEISVGRTGALTPVAILDPVNLAGSVVRRASLHNQDEISAKDVRIGDAVVVRKAGEIIPEIVSVDTSRRTGSEEPFEMPQFCPVCGSKAVRLPDEAALRCPNRSCPAQMNEEIRHFASRGCMDIRGLGERVAAQLVESGLVKDLADIYELREEQLASLDRMGPKSASNLVLAIRASRDRPLAALIAGLGIRHVGKGVADVLAERYRSMDALGEASAEELSQVDGIGPVIGASVAAFFSDPKNKETLNRLKDLGVKLESEERASKGNSLEGLTFVFTGELERSSRAEAQNLVKSLGGKVTSSVSKKTDYVVAGASSGSKLEKALSLGVSVLDEEGFYSLLDERKKGDL; via the coding sequence ATGGACAGTATTCCCTCGGAGGTCCTTAAGCGATATCAGGACCTAAAGGAGGCCATCGCCGGTCACGATTATCTCTACTACGTTCTGGACAGGCCTGAGATAGACGACGACGGTTACGACGCTCTGATGAGGGAGTTGCTCCGCCTTGAGGCGGAGCAACCGTCTTTAATATCCCCTGACTCCCCCTCCAGGAGGGTCGGAGGAAAGCCTCTGGATAAGTTCGAGAAAGTCCGCCACTCCCAGCCTATGCTGAGCCTTGACGATGTGTTCGACCTCCAGGAGCTGGAGGGCTATCTGAGGAGGGCTCAGGGCTCGATAGAGCCGTTCCCATGGACCTGTGAGCTCAAGATAGACGGTTTGGCGGTTTCCCTTACCTACGTAGAAGGGGTCTTCGTCAAGGGGGCCACCAGAGGGGACGGAACGGTAGGGGAAGACGTAACGTCCAACCTCCTCACGGTCAAGTCACTTCCCCTAAAGCTAAAAGGGCCGGTCCCCCATGTCCTGGAGGTCAGAGGAGAGGTCTATCTGTCCAAGAGGCGGTTCGCCCGTCTCAACGAGGAGAGGGAGGAGCTGGGAGAGCCTCTCTTCGCCAACCCCAGAAACGCCGCCGCCGGTGGGCTCAGGCAGTTGGATCCTAAAATCGCCGCCTCCAGAGGGCTGGACCTTTTCGTCTACTACGTCGTCGATCCCCTCTCCCTGGGGCTTGAGTCTCAAGGGGAGGTCCTCCGTTGGCTTGAGGAGAGAGGTTTCCCCGTCCAGAGGGCCTGGAAGGTCTGTTATGATCTGGAGCAGGTTAAGGATTTTATCTCCCTGTGGCAGGAGGACCGTTTCTCCCTCCCTTACGTCACCGACGGAGTGGTCGCCAAAGCCGATCCCCTTTCCCAGTGGGAGAGGCTCGGCAGGACCGCCAGGGCCCCCAGATGGGCGGTGGCCTACAAGTATCCACCCGAGGAGAGGATGACCCGACTGATAGATATAGAGATCTCCGTGGGCCGTACCGGAGCCCTGACCCCTGTGGCCATACTGGATCCCGTTAACCTGGCTGGCTCGGTGGTCAGAAGGGCCAGCCTTCACAACCAGGATGAGATAAGTGCCAAAGACGTCAGGATAGGCGACGCAGTGGTGGTCCGAAAGGCGGGGGAGATAATACCGGAGATCGTCTCGGTGGATACCTCTCGTCGTACCGGATCGGAGGAGCCTTTCGAGATGCCCCAGTTCTGTCCTGTGTGCGGATCGAAGGCGGTCAGGCTACCTGATGAGGCGGCTTTGCGCTGTCCAAATCGGTCATGCCCCGCCCAGATGAACGAGGAGATCCGCCATTTTGCCTCAAGAGGCTGTATGGATATCCGTGGTCTGGGAGAGAGGGTCGCCGCCCAGCTGGTGGAGTCGGGGCTGGTCAAGGATCTTGCGGATATATACGAGCTTAGAGAGGAGCAGCTTGCCTCTTTGGACAGGATGGGGCCTAAATCGGCCTCAAACCTGGTGCTGGCTATCAGGGCCTCCAGGGACCGTCCTCTGGCCGCCTTGATAGCAGGCCTTGGGATCCGTCACGTAGGAAAGGGCGTCGCCGATGTGCTTGCGGAGAGATATCGGTCTATGGATGCACTGGGAGAGGCTTCTGCGGAGGAGCTTTCTCAGGTTGACGGCATAGGCCCGGTGATAGGTGCCTCGGTGGCGGCGTTTTTCTCCGATCCAAAAAATAAAGAGACCCTCAATAGGCTTAAAGATCTGGGGGTAAAGCTGGAATCGGAAGAGAGGGCCTCAAAGGGGAACTCCCTTGAGGGGCTGACCTTCGTCTTTACCGGCGAGCTGGAGAGGTCCAGCAGGGCCGAGGCCCAGAACCTGGTCAAGTCCCTTGGCGGTAAGGTCACGTCGTCGGTGAGCAAGAAAACCGACTACGTCGTAGCTGGGGCATCCTCCGGCAGCAAGCTGGAGAAGGCCCTGTCCTTAGGGGTCTCGGTCCTGGACGAGGAGGGCTTTTATTCCCTCCTGGACGAACGGAAAAAAGGGGATCTCTAA
- the fusA gene encoding elongation factor G, producing the protein MGYKPEDIRSIAIVAHGGAGKTSLTEAMLFDAGVTSRLGTVDNGNTVTDFGTEEQKRKISISTALANLEHEGKSVFLMDVPGYADFLGEMRSSLRVADSAVVVVSAVDGVEVQTGKAWEFAEDFGVPVVFFVNKMDRDHADYARTVEDIKEQMSGKAQSFYLPIGSESNFKGLVDVLREKAYIYKGDGSKEFEEVAVPGDMKDAMNVKRGQLVESIVEEDDEMMMRYLDGEEIPLEEMWPYLRKAIVARKIFPILPGSATANVGVPQLLDVIANELPSPLESRPRPAVDGDEATVVSPDPSAQFSSLCFKVMVDPYVGKLSFIRVNSGTLTSDQNIYNVNRQEEERISGFKVMQGKEGKDVKELVTGMIVAIPKLQSTRVGDTLSVKGATAVFPPIKFPHPVYSVAVDAKSRADEDKLSTSMHRMMEEDPILRFEKNPETGDNVLSGMGNLHLDIVLARVKERYGVDLDVRTPEVPYRETIRKTSKAQGKHKKQTGGHGQYGDVHIEFSPLPTGEGFVFEDKIVGGAVPRQYIPAVEKGLKEALNKGVLAGFRTVDFKATLVFGSYHDVDSSEMAFKTAAHLAFKKGIAEASPVLLEPVMDVEVTVADDYLGDVMGDMNTRRGRIMGIDSIGRLQVVKAQVPMSEMFQYSIQLRSMTSGRGNFTMEFSHYDPVPEDISKKVIARRQSSLEEE; encoded by the coding sequence ATGGGGTATAAGCCAGAGGACATTCGATCGATCGCTATTGTCGCCCACGGAGGAGCAGGCAAGACCTCTCTGACCGAGGCGATGCTCTTTGACGCCGGCGTAACCAGCAGGCTTGGGACCGTGGATAACGGCAACACCGTGACCGACTTCGGAACTGAAGAGCAAAAGCGTAAGATATCCATCAGCACCGCATTGGCGAACCTGGAGCACGAAGGCAAATCGGTGTTTCTCATGGACGTTCCAGGGTACGCCGACTTTTTAGGGGAGATGAGGTCTTCCCTGAGGGTGGCCGACTCGGCGGTGGTAGTGGTAAGTGCTGTGGACGGTGTGGAGGTCCAGACCGGAAAGGCCTGGGAGTTCGCCGAGGACTTCGGTGTTCCGGTGGTGTTTTTCGTCAACAAGATGGACAGAGACCACGCCGACTACGCTCGCACCGTAGAGGACATAAAGGAGCAGATGTCCGGCAAGGCCCAGAGTTTCTACCTCCCTATAGGTAGCGAGTCCAACTTCAAAGGCCTAGTGGACGTCCTTAGGGAGAAAGCCTATATCTACAAAGGCGACGGCTCCAAGGAATTTGAGGAAGTCGCCGTTCCCGGGGATATGAAGGACGCCATGAACGTCAAGAGGGGCCAGCTTGTCGAGAGCATCGTCGAAGAGGACGACGAGATGATGATGCGTTATCTGGACGGCGAGGAGATCCCTCTTGAGGAAATGTGGCCTTATCTCAGAAAAGCCATAGTCGCCAGGAAGATATTCCCTATCCTTCCTGGTTCCGCTACTGCCAATGTCGGTGTTCCCCAGCTTCTTGACGTCATAGCCAATGAGCTTCCCTCGCCTCTGGAGAGCCGACCAAGGCCAGCGGTGGACGGAGACGAGGCGACTGTCGTGTCCCCCGATCCTTCCGCGCAGTTTTCGTCCCTGTGCTTCAAGGTTATGGTGGATCCCTACGTAGGCAAGCTGAGCTTTATAAGGGTTAACTCGGGGACCTTGACCTCCGATCAGAACATCTACAACGTAAACCGCCAGGAAGAGGAACGTATAAGCGGCTTCAAGGTCATGCAGGGCAAGGAAGGCAAGGACGTCAAGGAGCTGGTTACCGGGATGATAGTGGCCATACCTAAGCTCCAGAGCACCAGGGTCGGCGATACCCTTTCCGTAAAGGGAGCCACTGCGGTGTTCCCGCCTATAAAATTTCCCCATCCGGTCTACAGCGTGGCGGTCGACGCCAAGAGCAGAGCCGACGAGGACAAGCTCTCCACCTCTATGCACAGGATGATGGAAGAGGATCCTATCCTCCGTTTTGAGAAGAACCCCGAGACTGGCGATAACGTCCTGTCGGGCATGGGAAACCTTCATCTCGATATAGTCCTAGCCAGGGTTAAAGAGCGTTACGGTGTCGATCTCGACGTAAGGACACCGGAGGTCCCCTACAGGGAGACCATCCGAAAGACCTCCAAGGCTCAGGGTAAACACAAAAAACAGACCGGTGGACACGGTCAGTACGGCGACGTCCACATCGAGTTCTCTCCGCTTCCGACGGGAGAGGGATTCGTCTTCGAGGACAAAATAGTGGGCGGTGCGGTGCCTAGACAGTACATTCCCGCCGTCGAGAAGGGGCTCAAAGAGGCCCTGAACAAAGGGGTCCTCGCTGGGTTCCGTACGGTGGATTTCAAGGCCACCTTGGTGTTCGGCTCCTATCACGACGTAGATAGCTCGGAGATGGCCTTTAAGACCGCCGCTCACCTGGCTTTCAAAAAAGGCATCGCCGAGGCGTCTCCTGTGCTTCTCGAGCCGGTGATGGACGTAGAAGTCACGGTGGCCGACGACTACCTAGGCGACGTTATGGGCGACATGAACACCAGGAGAGGCCGTATCATGGGTATAGACTCTATAGGCCGTCTTCAGGTGGTAAAGGCTCAGGTCCCCATGTCCGAGATGTTCCAGTATTCCATACAGCTTCGTTCTATGACCTCCGGTAGGGGTAACTTCACCATGGAGTTCTCCCACTACGATCCAGTCCCGGAGGATATATCCAAAAAAGTCATAGCCAGGAGACAGTCCAGCCTGGAAGAGGAGTAG
- the gatB gene encoding Asp-tRNA(Asn)/Glu-tRNA(Gln) amidotransferase subunit GatB — MSLTFTTVIGLEIHVQLATKTKLFCGCSTDYIGAVPNSNICPLCTGQPGTLPVLNERAVELGIRAGLALGCRINKVTRFDRKNYFYPDLPKAYQISEFYVPIAEKGSLTLVGDDGEPHKVGITRLHLEEDAGKLVHGASDGRIVGSTQSFVDYNRSSVPLAEIVSDPDITSPRMAKDYVSTVRQMVRYLGVSDGDMEKGSMRVDANISQKVSDGRWGDRVEIKNMNSLRALERALEYEIERQRAILSDGGRIKQETRNWDDSAGVTSSSRSKEESNDYRYFTEPDLPPLVLSQEFIDGIARSLPELPWEKKARYEEEYALPSDDIGVLTEQVDLAHFFEDCVSHGASPSRASNWVRTEVLRVINEGGGHISSFPISPKSLAGLLRLVEDKKISTTAAKEVFDGMVSGMELEKAIESCGVTAGALTGDALLQVVRSIIEGNQDVVEVIRAGQDKKDKKKKFLQGQIMREARGQADPREVSEILDSELSL; from the coding sequence ATGTCTCTTACCTTTACGACGGTCATAGGGCTGGAGATCCACGTCCAGCTCGCTACGAAGACAAAACTGTTCTGCGGCTGCTCCACCGACTATATCGGTGCCGTTCCTAACTCGAATATCTGTCCCCTCTGCACCGGACAGCCTGGAACCCTCCCGGTCCTCAACGAGAGGGCCGTGGAGCTTGGAATCAGGGCGGGACTGGCGTTAGGGTGTCGCATAAACAAAGTAACCCGTTTCGACAGAAAGAACTATTTCTACCCCGACCTTCCTAAGGCTTACCAGATCTCCGAGTTCTACGTTCCCATAGCCGAGAAGGGATCCCTCACCCTGGTTGGGGACGATGGAGAGCCTCACAAGGTCGGCATAACCAGGCTTCATCTGGAGGAGGACGCAGGAAAGCTGGTCCACGGGGCATCCGACGGCAGGATCGTGGGGTCGACCCAATCCTTCGTCGACTACAACCGCTCCAGCGTACCGTTGGCTGAGATAGTGTCCGACCCGGATATCACGTCCCCCAGAATGGCCAAAGACTACGTCTCCACGGTCAGACAGATGGTCAGGTATCTCGGGGTGTCTGACGGAGACATGGAGAAGGGGTCCATGAGGGTCGACGCCAACATATCCCAAAAGGTCTCCGACGGACGATGGGGCGACAGGGTTGAGATAAAAAACATGAACTCCCTGAGGGCACTTGAGAGGGCACTGGAATACGAGATAGAGAGACAGAGGGCCATTCTCTCCGATGGTGGAAGGATAAAACAGGAGACGAGAAACTGGGATGACAGTGCCGGTGTGACCAGCTCCTCAAGGAGCAAGGAGGAGTCCAACGACTACCGCTACTTCACCGAGCCAGACCTTCCCCCTCTGGTGCTGTCTCAGGAGTTTATAGACGGTATAGCCCGGTCCCTGCCCGAACTGCCCTGGGAGAAAAAGGCCAGATACGAGGAGGAGTACGCCCTTCCCTCCGACGATATAGGGGTGCTGACCGAGCAGGTCGATCTGGCCCATTTCTTCGAGGACTGCGTATCCCACGGGGCCTCTCCCTCAAGGGCCTCCAACTGGGTGAGGACCGAGGTGTTAAGGGTGATAAACGAAGGTGGTGGCCATATCTCCAGCTTCCCCATTTCCCCCAAATCCCTCGCAGGGTTGCTTAGGTTGGTCGAGGATAAAAAAATCTCCACCACCGCGGCCAAAGAGGTCTTCGATGGGATGGTATCCGGTATGGAGCTGGAGAAGGCCATAGAGAGCTGTGGGGTAACCGCAGGGGCCCTCACAGGGGATGCTTTGCTTCAGGTCGTTCGATCGATTATCGAGGGCAATCAGGACGTGGTCGAGGTTATCAGAGCCGGTCAGGACAAAAAGGACAAGAAGAAAAAGTTTCTTCAAGGTCAGATAATGAGGGAGGCCAGAGGTCAGGCGGATCCCAGGGAAGTGTCGGAAATTCTCGATTCTGAACTGTCCCTATGA